One Lepisosteus oculatus isolate fLepOcu1 chromosome 13, fLepOcu1.hap2, whole genome shotgun sequence genomic region harbors:
- the LOC102692431 gene encoding extracellular calcium-sensing receptor-like, with the protein MVGKPEFPVLSKDGDVIIGGAFSIHSKSKVQMTLFQNEPEPLGCSSINFREFRFAQTMIFAIEEINNSTDLLPETSLGYRIYDSCGSIPSSIKTAMALMNGQEKTVLNESCTESGTVHAIIGESESSSTIAMATTTGPFHIPVISHFATCACLSNKKLFPTFFRTIPSDYYQSRALAQLVKHFGWTWVGAIRSDNDYGNNGMVTFVEAAQQEGVCIEYSEAILRTNPKEKIARVVDIIRKATSKVLVAFLAQGEMEVLLEEILLQNVTGLQWIGSESWITARQLATEKASEVLSGAIGFAINKSTIAGLKEFLLKIHPSQAPGSAILKEFWETAFGCTLSSQSKSNDTEHCTGTEQLALLRNQYTDISELRISNNVYKAVYALAHSIHNLLTCKDGQGSFTNETGTKNNTTEPRQVLHYLKGVNFTTRTGERVYFNTNGDPAAKYELVNWQHTRDGGTTFTTVGHYDASLPAGQQFTMNLVNIVWAGDHNQQPVSVCSESCLPGTRKVVQRGRPVCCFYCTPCAEGEISNSTDSIECTKCPLEYWSNEDQTQCILKETEFLSFGENMGIVLTMFSLAGACLNLAIGFIYFHFRATPLVKANNSELSFLLLFSLTLCFLCSLTFIGQPSDWSCMLRHTAFGITFALCISCVLGKTLVVLMAFKAKMPGNSVPKCSGPLQRLSVFTCTIIQVLLCILWLALSPPFPYKNMEYFKNKIILECDLGSTVAFYAVLGYIGFLSAMCFVLAFLARKLPDNFNEAKFITFSMLIFCAVWITFIPAYISSPGKYTVAVEIFAILASSFGLLFCIFLPKCYIMLLKPEKNTRKHLIGKMHSKSL; encoded by the exons ATGGTAGGAAAACCAGAATTCCCAGTGTTATCGAAGGATGGAGATGTCATTATTGGTGGTGCCTTTTCCATTCACAGCAAATCTAAAGTCCAGATGACGTTATTTCAAAATGAACCAGAACCTCTGGGATGCTCCAG caTTAACTTCAGAGAATTTCGCTTCGCACAAACCATGATCTTTGCAATAGAGGAAATAAACAATAGCACCGATTTACTTCCAGAAACGTCCTTAGGCTACAGGATCTATGACAGCTGTGGCTCTATTCCATCTTCCATAAAAACAGCAATGGCTTTAATGAACGGTCAAGAAAAAACAGTGTTGAATGAGTCTTGCACTGAGTCAGGCACAGTTCATGCAATTATAGGAGAATCTGAGTCATCATCAACCATTGCGATGGCAACAACTACAGGACCATTTCATATTCCCGTG ATCAGTCACTTTGCTACTTGTGCATGCCTGAGCAACAAAAAACTGTTTCCTACATTCTTCAGAACCATCCCGAGTGACTATTACCAGAGCAGAGCCCTGGCACAGcttgtgaagcactttggatGGACCTGGGTTGGGGCCATTAGAAGTGATAATGATTATGGCAACAATGGGATGGTTACCTTTGTAGAAGCTGCCCAACAGGAAGGGGTATGCATTGAATACTCAGAAGCTATTTTAAGAACAAATCCAAAGGAGAAGATTGCTAGGGTTGTAGATATCATAAGGAAAGCAACTTCGAAAGTTCTGGTAGCTTTCTTAGCTCAGGGCGAGATGGAGGTTTTGTTAGAGGAGATCCTACTGCAAAATGTCACTGGACTGCAGTGGATTGGTAGCGAATCCTGGATTACAGCAAGACAACTTGCAACAGAAAAAGCTTCTGAAGTACTGAGTGGTGCAATTGGGTTTGCAATCAACAAGTCAACAATAGCAGGCCTGAAGGAATTCTTATTGAAAATCCATCCATCTCAAGCACCCGGTAGTGCTATTCTAAAAGAGTTCTGGGAAACTGCTTTTGGTTGTACTTTATCATCTCAAAGCAAGAGCAATGATACGGAGCAttgcacagggacagagcaaTTAGCACTTTTAAGAAACCAGTACACTGATATATCCGAGCTGAGGATTTCCAACAATGTTTACAAGGCAGTGTATGCTCTTGCACACTCCATTCACAATCTGCTTACTTGTAAAGATGGACAAGGCTCCTTCACAAATGAGACGGGCACTAAGAATAACACGACTGAACCACGACAG gtGCTACATTATTTAAAAGGAGTTAATTTTACAACCAGAACTGGAGAAAGGGTGTATTTCAATACAAACGGTGATCCAGCAGCAAAATATGAATTGGTTAACTGGCAGCACACTAGAGACGGAGGAACTACTTTCACAACTGTCGGTCACTATGATGCATCCCTCCCTGCCGGTCAGCAGTTCACCATGAATCTTGTCAACATAGTATGGGCTGGTGATCACAATCAG caacctgtgtcagtgtgcagtgaGAGCTGTCTTCCAGGCACTCGAAAGGTTGTTCAGAGAGGAAGGCCTGTCTGCTGCTTCTACTGTACACCATGTGCTGAAGGAGAGATCAGCAACTCTActg attCCATTGAGTGTACAAAATGTCCCTTGGAATACTGGTCAAATGAAGACCAAACCCAGTGTATCTTAAAGGAGACTGAATTCCTGTCTTTTGGGGAGAACATGGGAATAGTTCTGACAATGTTTTCGTTGGCTGGAGCATGTTTAAATTTAGCCATAGGTTTTATATATTTCCACTTCAGAGCAACACCCCTTGTTAAAGCCAATAACTCTGAACTGAGTttccttctgctcttttcattgactctgtgtttcctctgttcaCTCACGTTCATTGGCCAGCCCTCTGACTGGTCCTGTATGTTGCGCCACACAGCATTTGGGATCACATTTGCTCTTTGCATCTCCTGTGTTCTAGGGAAGACATTAGTAGTGTTAATGGCCTTTAAAGCCAAAATGCCTGGCAACAGTGTTCCAAAATGTTCTGGGCCATTGCAGCGACTTAGTGTTTTTACTTGCACAATCATTCAAGTATTACTATGTATACTTTGGTTAGCATTATCCCCTCCATTCCCATATAAAAATATGGAatacttcaaaaacaaaatcattttagaGTGTGACCTAGGCTCAACAGTAGCATTTTATGCTGTGTTAGGGTATATAGGATTCCTCTCTGCCATGTGCTTTGTACTCGCTTTCCTGGCTCGGAAGCTTCCTGATAACTTCAATGaagccaaattcattacattcagcATGCTCATATTCTGTGCTGTCTGGATCACCTTTATCCCAGCTTACATCAGCTCCCCTGGaaagtatacagtagctgtagaaatatttgctattttagcttCTAGTTTTGGTctgcttttttgtattttccttcCTAAATGCTACATTATGCTACttaaaccagaaaaaaacacaagaaaacattTGATTGGCAAAATGCATTCAAAATCACTCTAA
- the LOC138242240 gene encoding vomeronasal type-2 receptor 1-like has protein sequence MLVFILALFCSVSAPSPNRTTEASCTLQGNFELSGFLADGDIVIGGLYWVVVSDLTYTYKPAASGCQGFETRSFRWAQTMRLAIEEINKCLYLLSNLTLGYKIYDSCATHVASQRASLTILNGPSEVSSRMCSGAWPVKVIIGDSGSSQSIMLSRVLQPFRIPMISYISTCSCLSNRQRYPTFFRLIPSDSHQVKVIAQLVKHFGWTWVGAISEDGDYGRYAFQVLIEEFERISVCLAYYETIPKVYSRQKILEILDVMKRSTAKVVISFAGEGDLYPLLKEYAAQNITGIQWIASEAWVTASLFAASEFYPSLGGTIGFAIRRGQIPALRDYLLKVHPSLYPNNTLVQELWGDVFGCSFLPSNATGQDGRVQPPCSGQESLVEKSSIYLDVSNLRVSYNVYKAAYAIAHSLDSLTSCEPGKGPFGNFTCADPSSFEPWQLQHYIQTLSVTNALGEKISFDENGDPIASYDIINWQRGADGKL, from the exons ATGCTTGTCTTTATCCTGGCTCTGTTTTGCTCTGTCTCAGCGCCTTCGCCTAATAGAACCACAGAAGCCTCATGCACACTTCAGGGCAACTTTGAGCTGTCTGGATTCCTAGCCGATGGAGACATCGTTATTGGAGGGCTTTACTGGGTAGTGGTCTCTGACTTGACCTACACATACAAACCGGCCGCATCAGGATGTCAAGG CTTTGAAACTAGATCTTTTCGCTGGGCCCAGACCATGCGACTGGCCATTGAAGAGATCAACAAATGTCTATATCTGCTTTCCAATCTAACCTTGGGCTACAAGATTTATGACTCCTGTGCGACTCATGTGGCATCCCAGAGAGCCAGTCTCACAATTCTTAATGGCCCCAGTGAAGTGTCCAGCAGGATGTGCTCTGGAGCCTGGCCTGTAAAGGTCATCATCGGAGACTCGGGGTCATCACAGTCGATTATGCTCTCTAGAGTGCTACAGCCTTTTAGAATTCCAATG ATAAGTTACATTTCCACATGCTCTTGCCTCAGCAACAGGCAAAGATATCCAACATTTTTTAGATTGATTCCCAGTGACTCCCACCAAGTGAAAGTCATTGCTCAGCTGGTGAAGCATTTCGGATGGACCTGGGTGGGAGCCATTTCAGAAGATGGCGATTATGGAAGATATGCGTTCCAGGTGTTAATTGAGGAGTTTGAAAGGATCAGTGTCTGTCTGGCCTACTATGAAACTATTCCTAAAGTTTACAGCAGACAAAAGATTCTGGAGATCTTAGATGTGATGAAACGATCCACAGCCAAGGTGGTCATTTCATTTGCTGGAGAAGGTGACTTGTACCCCCTGCTGAAGGAGTATGCAGCTCAGAACATCACTGGCATTCAGTGGATAGCCAGCGAAGCCTGGGTCACGGCCTCGCTGTTTGCAGCCAGTGAGTTCTACCCTTCTCTCGGTGGTACTATCGGGTTTGCCATTCGCCGGGGACAGATCCCTGCTCTGAGAGACTATCTCCTGAAAGTTCACCCTTCCCTGTATCCCAACAACACGCTGGTGCAGGAGCTCTGGGGCGACGTGTTCGGCTGCTCTTTCCTGCCCTCGAACGCCACTGGCCAGGATGGCAGAGTCCAGCCCCCCTGCAGCGGCCAGGAGTCTCTGGTGGAGAAGAGTTCCATCTACCTGGACGTGTCCAACCTCCGGGTGTCCTACAACGTTTATAAAGCTGCGTACGCTATTGCCCACTCGCTGGACAGCCTGACCAGCTGTGAGCCTGGGAAAGGACCATTTGGCAATTTTACATGCGCAGACCCTTCAAGCTTTGAGCCATGGCAG CTTCAACATTACATCCAGACGTTATCTGTTACAAACGCCTTGGGAGAAAAAATAAGCTTTGATGAAAATGGAGACCCCATTGCATCTTATGATATTATAAACTGGCAGAGGGGTGCAGATGGGAAACTG
- the LOC102694630 gene encoding extracellular calcium-sensing receptor-like → MIFAIEEINNRTDLLPGVSLGYKIYDTCGSISLAIRAAMALMNGNEETLSDTSCSRPAAVQAIIGESGSSPTIAVLAAVGPFHIPVISHFATCACLSNRRRFPSFFRTIPSDYYQSRALAQLVKHFGWTWVGAIRSNNDYGNNGMATFVQAAQQEGICIEYSESFYRTDPHHKVLKLIDVIKKSTAKVIVAFLAQGEMNILLDELSLQKVAGLQWIGTEAWITASNLATTQNLRVLSGSMGFAVSNSMIQGLKEFLLNVHPSQAPGNDLLYEFWEKAFSCSFRIEGNTADQHACTGLESLKELKNQYTDVTELRISNNVYKAVYAVAHSLHNLLKCKTGQGSPANSSCMSKIKTEQSEVLENLKTVNFRAETGEQVFFDDSGDPVARYELVNWQLVNESTVQFTTIGYYDASLPAGRQFVMNQVDIVWTGGQREKPESVCSESCPPGTRKAAQRGRPVCCYDCIRCAEGEISNTTDSVDCIQCPLEFWSNNKRDECVLKAVEFLSFGEIMGILLIAFSLSGACLTIGVAFIFYKNKDTPVVKANNAELSFLLLFSLTLCFLCSLTFIGQPSDWSCMLRHTAFGITFVLCISCVLGKTIVVLMAFRATLPGSNIMKWFGPKQQRLSVFVLTLIQVLICFLWLTISPPFPNKNTNYYKERIILECDLGSSGAFWAVLGYIGFLSAMCFVLAFLARNLPDNFNEAKFITFSMLIFCAVWITFIPAYISSPGKFTVAVEIFAILASSFGLLFCIFAPKSYIILVKPELNTKRCVMGKMASNPQ, encoded by the exons ATGATCTTTGCCATTGAAGAAATAAACAACAGGACAGATCTTCTTCCTGGAGTGTCTTTGGGATATAAGATCTATGACACATGTGGCTCCATATCTTTGGCAATAAGAGCAGCCATGGCTTTAATGAATGGAAATGAGGAAACTCTCTCTGACACCTCCTGCTCCAGACCAGCTGCAGTTCAAGCTATAATAGGAGAGTCGGGATCTTCACCCACTATTGCAGTTTTAGCAGCAGTTGGACCTTTTCATATCCCCGTG atcagtCACTTTGCTACCTGTGCATGTCTGAGCAATAGAAGGAGATTCCCTTCATTCTTCAGAACCATCCCCAGTGACTATTATCAGAGCAGAGCCCTGGCTCAGcttgtgaagcactttggatGGACCTGGGTTGGAGCCATTAGAAGTAACAATGATTACGGCAACAACGGGATGGCTACTTTTGTGCAAGCCGCCCAGCAAGAGGGGATCTGTATTGAGTATTCAGAGAGTTTTTACAGAACGGATCCACACCATAAAGTTCTAAAGCTCATAGACGTTATAAAAAAGAGCACTGCAAAAGTTATTGTGGCATTTCTTGCTCAAGGagaaatgaatattttattggATGAATTATCCCTCCAGAAGGTAGCTGGTCTTCAGTGGATTGGAACAGAAGCATGGATAACTGCCAGCAATCTTGCAACAACACAAAATTTAAGAGTTCTGAGTGGATCAATGGGGTTTGCTGTTAGTAACTCCATGATACAGGGGTTGAAGGAATTTTTATTGAATGTCCATCCTTCACAAGCTCCTGGCAACGATCTCCTATATGAGTTCTGGGAAAAGGCCTTCAGCTGCTCTTTTAGAATTGAAGGCAATACTGCAGATCAACATGCTTGCACTGGGCTTGAAAGCTTAAAAGAACTAAAGAACCAATACACCGATGTCACTGAATTGAGAATATCCAATAATGTATACAAAGCTGTGTATGCTGTTGCACACTCTTTACACAATCTACTCAAATGCAAAACAGGACAAGGATCTCCTGCTAATTCTAGCTGCATGagcaaaattaaaactgaacagTCAGAG GTACTTGAGAACCTCAAAACTGTCAACTTCAGGGCTGAAACTGGAGAGCAGGTCTTCTTTGATGACAGTGGAGATCCAGTTGCGAGGTATGAACTAGTGAACTGGCAGCTTGTAAACGAGAGCACCGTCCAGTTCACGACCATCGGTTACTATGATGCTTCACTGCCAGCAGGTCGTCAGTTTGTCATGAATCAAGTCGATATTGTTTGGACAGGTGGGCAACGTGAG AAGCCTGAGTCAGTGTGCAGTGAGAGCTGTCCTCCAGGCACTCGAAAGGCAGCTCAGAGAGGAAGGCCCGTGTGTTGCTATGACTGCATACGATGTGCTGAAGGAGAGATCAGCAACACTACag attcTGTTGATTGTATTCAGTGTCCTTTGGAATTCTGGTCAAACAACAAAAGAGATGAATGTGTATTAAAAGCAGTTGAATTCCTGTCCTTTGGAGAAATCATGGGAATACTGCTCATAGCTTTTTCTTTGTCTGGAGCTTGCCTAACTATAGGTGTAGCTTTCATCTTCTACAAAAACAAGGACACTCCAGTTGTTAAAGCCAATAATGCTGAACTGAGTttccttctgctcttttcattgactctgtgtttcctctgttcaCTTACTTTCATTGGCCAGCCCTCTGACTGGTCCTGTATGTTGCGCCACACAGCATTTGGGATCACATTTGTCCTGTGCATCTCTTGTGTTCTGGGGAAAACAATAGTGGTGTTAATGGCCTTTAGGGCTACACTGCCAGGCAGTAACATTATGAAATGGTTTGGGCCCAAACAGCAAAGgttaagtgtttttgttttaacactCATACAGgtcttgatttgttttctttggttGACAATATCACCTCCTTTTCCAAACAAAAATACGAATTATTACAAAGAAAGAATCATTCTGGAGTGTGATCTTGGATCTTCAGGTGCATTCTGGGCTGTGTTAGGGTATATAGGATTCCTCTCTGCCATGTGCTTTGTGCTCGCTTTCCTGGCTCGGAATCTACCTGATAACTTCAATGaagccaaattcattacattcagcATGCTCATATTCTGTGCTGTCTGGATCACCTTTATCCCAGCTTATATCAGCTCCCCTGGGAAGTTCACTGTAGCTGTggaaatatttgctattttagcttCTAGTTTTGGTTTACTTTTCTGTATATTTGCACCAAAATCTTATATAATTTTAGTAAAACCTGAATTAAATACAAAGAGGTGTGTAATGGGTAAAATGGCATCAAACCCACAATAA